A single genomic interval of Spinacia oleracea cultivar Varoflay chromosome 6, BTI_SOV_V1, whole genome shotgun sequence harbors:
- the LOC130463293 gene encoding uncharacterized protein — translation MTLCKDWISIKDYIGDPTYAEGVNNFLDYAFQKLKTETIRCPCTKCMNGESGDREKVREHLLVFGIIKRYTFWYHHGEGLDESEIVSDEDHDEGEDHDEIFDILRDLYPAFNDVSPSADVNDVEEPNADVKSFYNLLKDSQDPVYEGAKSSTMSAILELLHIKTLGRWTNESFSMLLKFLKNRLLPTGSTLPDSYKESKKIMRNLGLSYEKIDACVNDCMLYWKENEKLDACNICGASRWKTNKHSGEDKCKSNGKKIPHKILRYFPLKPRLQRLFMCSKTASLMRWHDGKKKKDGTMRHPVDGAAWESFDKEFPEFASDPRNVRLGLASDGFQPFANSKTPYSIWPVVLMPYNLPPDLCMKQSNILLSMLIPGPKGPGDAIDIYLQPLIEELKDLWDTGVETFDAATQHHFNLRAALMWTINDFPAYAMLSGWSTKGYLACPRCLKDTRSMRLSHGGKECYMEHRCYLPKNHRWRKDKDSFDGKVEHGLPPEPCSIDEILRQLEDLENIVLSKDPHVKTKINHELRGDNWNKKSIFFELPYWRKHLSRHNLDVMHIEKNICDSVLGTIMNIKGED, via the coding sequence ATGACTCTCTGTAAGGATTGGATTTCCATTAAAGATTACATTGGTGATCCAACATATGCCGAGGGAGTTAATAATTTTTTAGACTATGCTTTTCAAAAGTTGAAAACTGAGACAATTCGTTGTCCTTGTACCAAATGTATGAATGGAGAATCCGGTGATCGTGAGAAAGTAAGGGAACATCTACTTGTTTTTGGAATAATCAAAAGATACACCTTCTGGTATCATCATGGGGAGGGGTTGGATGAGTCAGAAATCGTGTCTGACGAGGATCATGATGAGGGAGAAGACCATGATGAAATTTTTGATATTCTAAGGGATTTATATCCTGCGTTCAATGATGTTAGTCCCTCTGCTGATGTCAATGATGTCGAGGAGCCAAATGCCGACGTTAAAAGTTTTTATAACCTATTGAAGGATTCACAAGATCCGGTCTATGAAGGTGCTAAGAGTTCTACAATGTCTGCAATCTTGGAGCTTCTTCATATTAAGACTCTTGGTCGTTGGACCAATGAGTCTTTTAGCATGCTTCTCAAATTTTTGAAGAATCGGCTTTTACCTACAGGGTCAACTTTACCAGATTCTTACAAAGAGTCAAAAAAGATCATGAGAAACCTCGGACTTTCCTATGAAAAGATCGATGCATGtgttaatgattgcatgttataTTGGAAGGAGAATGAGAAGCTAGATGCATGCAATATTTGCGGTGCATCGAGATggaaaacaaacaaacacaGTGGGGAAGACAAGTGTAAGTCAAATGGTAAAAAAATACCTCACAAGATATTACGCTACTTCCCACTAAAACCGAGGCTTCAAAGATTATTCATGTGTTCAAAGACTGCTTCTTTGATGAGGTGGCATGATGGTAAAAAGAAGAAAGATGGTACGATGCGACATCCTGTTGATGGAGCCGCGTGGGAGTCATTTGACAAGGAGTTTCCCGAGTTTGCATCAGATCCTAGAAATGTTAGGTTGGGGCTTGCCAGTGATGGTTTCCAACCCTTTGCAAACTCGAAAACACCTTATAGTATTTGGCCTGTAGTACTTATGCCATATAACTTACCTCCAGATCTTTGTATGAAGCAGTCTAATATACTTCTTTCGATGCTTATTCCTGGTCCTAAAGGACCCGGTGATGCAATTGACATATATTTGCAACCATTGATCGAGGAATTAAAAGATCTATGGGACACTGGTGTCGAGACCTTCGATGCAGCAACTCAACATCATTTTAATTTACGTGCAGCACTGATGTGGACAATTAATGATTTTCCAGCATATGCCATGTTGTCAGGATGGAGTACTAAGGGTTATTTGGCATGCCCTCGTTGCCTTAAGGATACACGATCAATGAGACTATCTCATGGGGGCAAAGAATGCTACATGGAGCATAGATGTTATTTGCCAAAGAACCATAGATGGCGGAAGGATAAGGATTCATTTGACGGAAAAGTTGAGCATGGTCTACCTCCTGAACCTTGTTCAATTGATGAAATTCTTCGTCAACTCGAGGATCTCGAGAACATTGTTTTGTCCAAGGATCCACATGTGAAGACAAAAATAAATCATGAGCTTAGGGGTGATAATTGGAATAAGAAAAGTATTTTCTTTGAGCTTCCATACTGGAGGAAACATTTGTCACGGCACAATTTAGATGtgatgcatattgagaaaaatatATGTGATAGTGTTCTTGGGACAATTATGAACATCAAAGGGGAAGACTAA
- the LOC130463294 gene encoding uncharacterized protein, whose product MEAYKEHVLDHMKELWRKWRSDLLRYKIIHKKLTLKAAYNASPPDGLNKSEWQWLIKEIFSKREFKERSARNSNNRAQYLKELMPRTGSKPFRQVIWDDLGGNNGKKPSLVDVFYSTRKKGTQLPNAETTQKYEELRETMAKDPSLSQVEVVQQVFKSKSRDRVVGFGGGIKLKDVRGPQPSRVELQTKLNAANKHNEVLANRVEEVQAENNEMKERVSLVESRMKMFQDALVSQLNVTIPTSQSGSEMQE is encoded by the exons ATGGAGGCCTACAAGGAGCATGTTTTGGACCATATGAAGGAGTTGTGGAGAAAATGGAGGTCAGACTTGTTAAggtataaaatcattcataagaAACTCACCTTAAAAGCTGCATACAACGCTTCTCCACCTGATGGGCTTAATAAGAGTGAGTGGCAGTGGCTTATTAAGGAGATTTTTTCAAAGCGAGAATTTAAG GAAAGAAGTGCCAGGAACTCTAATAATCGGGCTCAGTATCTTAAAGAGTTAATGCCTCGAACTGGGAGCAAGCCTTTTAGGCAAGTCATTTGGGATGATTTG GGAGGAAATAATGGGAAGAAGCCGAGTTTGGTTGATGTATTCTACTCCACTCGAAAGAAAGGAACTCAACTTCCAAATGCGGAGACAACGCAAAAATAT GAAGAACTTCGGGAAACAATGGCAAAGGATCCATCACTTTCTCAAGTCGAG GTAGTACAACAAGTTTTTAAATCAAAATCTCGAGATCGGGTTGTAGGTTTTGGAGGAGGAATAAAGCTTAAAGATGTAAGGGGACCACAACCCAGTAGAGTAGAGCTTCAAACTAAATTGAATGCTGCCAACAAACATAATGAAGTTCTTGCAAATCGCGTGGAGGAAGTACAAGCCGAGAACAATGAAATGAAGGAACGTGTTAGCTTGGTTGAGTCTAGAATGAAAATGTTTCAAGATGCATTGGTGTCGCAACTTAATGTTACTATTCCAACTTCACAATCAGGATCAGAAATGCAAGAATAG